From a region of the Paenibacillus sp. FSL R10-2734 genome:
- a CDS encoding winged helix DNA-binding domain-containing protein, with amino-acid sequence MTKNLIANMRLHNHMIAEPLHHSPEQIVKKLGAMQAQDYMQAVWAIGLRSPATKLADIERAIADRKIILTWSLRGTLHFVPAEDVKWMLQLSAPRLVSQTKRRMAELGLDDQILERCREIIVDALKGGKQMDRSALLQLIEEEGIHTGNQRGYHMLWNSAYQGLICFGPMNGKQQTIVLLEEWVPDSRELTYERSLQELALRYFTARGLATVQDFAWWAGITLTDARRGLEAAKSELQSELIEASEYWTSSKLQARAEEDSNVYLLPGFDEYILGYKDRSAVLEPETAPLIVPGNNGVFLPMIIVGGQVVGTWKRTFKKKGIEIVIHPFGELGEAIDAVFKAAERYAAFIGLPILKISVSGPLT; translated from the coding sequence GTGACTAAGAACCTTATTGCTAATATGCGGTTACATAACCATATGATCGCAGAACCATTACATCACTCACCAGAGCAGATCGTGAAAAAATTAGGCGCTATGCAAGCGCAAGATTATATGCAGGCGGTTTGGGCTATCGGATTACGTTCTCCAGCTACGAAATTAGCTGATATTGAGCGTGCTATCGCTGACCGTAAAATTATTCTTACTTGGTCGCTGCGAGGTACGCTTCATTTCGTCCCAGCAGAAGATGTTAAGTGGATGCTTCAGCTATCTGCACCACGTTTAGTATCACAAACGAAGCGGAGAATGGCGGAGCTTGGACTAGATGATCAAATACTGGAGCGCTGTAGAGAAATTATTGTGGATGCTTTAAAGGGCGGTAAACAAATGGATCGTTCTGCGTTGCTACAGCTAATTGAAGAGGAAGGCATCCACACTGGAAATCAACGTGGTTATCACATGCTTTGGAATAGTGCTTACCAAGGATTAATTTGTTTCGGGCCGATGAATGGAAAACAGCAAACGATTGTGTTGTTAGAGGAATGGGTGCCAGATAGCCGAGAGCTAACTTACGAAAGATCGTTGCAAGAACTCGCATTGCGGTATTTTACAGCTCGTGGATTGGCGACCGTTCAGGACTTCGCTTGGTGGGCTGGCATAACGCTTACAGATGCGAGACGAGGGCTAGAAGCGGCCAAAAGCGAACTTCAGTCTGAATTAATAGAAGCTAGTGAGTATTGGACGTCTTCAAAACTACAAGCTAGAGCGGAGGAAGATTCGAACGTTTATTTACTACCGGGTTTTGATGAGTACATTTTAGGTTATAAAGACCGGAGTGCTGTACTTGAGCCTGAGACAGCTCCTTTGATTGTTCCTGGGAACAACGGTGTTTTCCTGCCGATGATTATCGTTGGTGGCCAAGTAGTAGGGACATGGAAACGTACATTTAAGAAAAAAGGAATTGAAATTGTCATTCATCCATTTGGAGAGCTTGGAGAAGCAATAGATGCGGTGTTTAAGGCTGCTGAACGATATGCTGCATTTATCGGGCTGCCGATACTCAAAATAAGCGTGTCCGGTCCATTGACATAA
- a CDS encoding GNAT family N-acetyltransferase: MNVVNATMEDIRGWLELAAEVESLFGPMVDDPNFTLALEKNIIRQSAFCIRENNGSAGSRLLGGVLFSSSNAPNYKIGWLSVSKQERNKGVATALLNHIIQSIETPSEILVTTFGEDHPEGQPARRFYQKFGFVPMQDGVPNGLEGGSRQNFKLTIAHKDSL; encoded by the coding sequence ATGAATGTAGTAAACGCTACTATGGAGGATATAAGAGGGTGGCTTGAGCTGGCGGCAGAAGTGGAGTCTCTTTTTGGGCCGATGGTAGATGATCCGAACTTCACGCTAGCCTTAGAAAAAAATATCATTCGTCAAAGCGCTTTTTGTATACGAGAGAATAATGGTTCGGCAGGTTCACGATTACTTGGAGGCGTGTTATTTTCTTCATCCAATGCTCCTAACTACAAGATTGGGTGGCTATCTGTTTCAAAGCAAGAAAGAAATAAAGGAGTCGCAACAGCCCTGCTTAACCACATTATCCAAAGTATCGAAACTCCATCAGAGATTCTCGTTACTACTTTTGGTGAGGATCATCCAGAGGGTCAACCTGCTAGACGATTTTATCAGAAGTTTGGTTTCGTTCCTATGCAGGATGGGGTTCCAAATGGCCTCGAAGGTGGCTCAAGACAAAATTTCAAGCTGACGATCGCTCACAAGGATTCATTATGA
- a CDS encoding isoprenylcysteine carboxylmethyltransferase family protein has product MSNLKNILSLIFFSIFLISYVLKLVILYKKNHIKGNVLAKGSKLSKIHYTELFVKITTFVWGAAWLAFSLAESYLVTLVGEHFDNPVIHFIGVGVGALGCFIFIQAMIAMRTSWRVGIDKTTVTKLITHGIYKYSRNAAFVGFDLMFLGLYLMYPNPLTLIIFILNIVAIHLLILQEEQHLKSVFGDEYIKYCNNTPRYIFG; this is encoded by the coding sequence ATGAGCAATCTAAAGAATATCCTATCCTTGATTTTTTTCTCTATTTTCCTTATTTCTTACGTTTTGAAGCTCGTCATACTATACAAAAAGAACCATATTAAAGGAAACGTATTAGCGAAAGGATCTAAGCTATCTAAGATCCATTATACCGAGCTATTCGTTAAGATTACTACTTTTGTGTGGGGTGCAGCGTGGCTTGCGTTTTCCTTAGCTGAGTCATACCTAGTTACACTAGTAGGTGAACATTTTGATAATCCTGTGATTCACTTTATCGGCGTTGGTGTTGGGGCCCTCGGATGTTTTATTTTCATACAAGCAATGATTGCCATGCGCACCTCATGGAGAGTTGGGATCGATAAGACTACTGTAACAAAACTCATCACGCACGGTATATATAAATATAGTAGAAACGCTGCATTTGTCGGCTTTGATCTCATGTTTCTGGGATTGTATCTTATGTATCCAAATCCATTAACACTTATTATATTCATTCTTAACATTGTCGCCATTCATTTGCTTATTCTACAGGAAGAACAGCATTTAAAGTCCGTGTTCGGAGATGAATATATTAAATATTGTAATAATACACCTAGATATATTTTTGGTTAG
- a CDS encoding DUF305 domain-containing protein, with protein sequence MDKNCKLSNVTQAYLNTYYTILNTMIRRMSSVPLSCSSSETFIGQMIPHHEGAVRMSNNVLQFNICPELKPILYAIITTNAKALSN encoded by the coding sequence ATGGATAAAAACTGCAAACTAAGCAATGTGACACAAGCTTATCTGAATACTTACTATACTATTCTAAACACCATGATTAGAAGGATGAGCAGCGTACCGCTGTCGTGCAGCAGTTCAGAGACCTTTATAGGGCAGATGATTCCCCATCACGAGGGCGCTGTGCGAATGTCAAATAACGTTCTTCAGTTCAATATCTGCCCAGAGCTAAAACCTATTTTGTATGCCATTATAACAACCAATGCGAAGGCATTAAGCAATTAA
- a CDS encoding LacI family DNA-binding transcriptional regulator: MKKTTMKDIALRANVSVATVSYVLNRVDNQTIPEKTRNQILLLAEELHYIPNLAARSLANKKTGLIGILVNNSAHMPPWKLYAQFTFIRALEQRLTDAGYHTLLYSLGTEHPSLDIIVERKLEAVFLIDVRDEAFYSISKHFVEGIPLILIDSMIEDKLFKQVLYNYRLALQKVMPEDLSQVCLIMECFNNSLLTHFIQDSLPLPEKAIFKVQNLEELNTILSEGSYKEAIVINEFIGSYVEKSEVFARLSVLCTCNCPEMLGEDVQKFVFTGDKAATAFELMQELLNRSDYSRQENNRYFVD, from the coding sequence GTGAAAAAGACTACAATGAAGGACATCGCGCTCCGGGCTAATGTCTCTGTTGCAACTGTGAGCTATGTTCTGAACCGCGTCGATAACCAAACCATTCCTGAGAAGACCCGTAATCAAATTTTGTTGCTTGCGGAAGAGCTTCATTACATTCCTAATCTAGCAGCCCGTTCACTTGCCAATAAAAAAACAGGATTGATAGGCATACTTGTCAATAATTCTGCCCATATGCCACCTTGGAAGCTCTATGCCCAGTTCACATTTATCCGTGCTTTGGAACAGCGTTTAACAGATGCCGGATATCATACGCTGTTATACTCTCTTGGTACAGAGCATCCTTCTCTAGATATCATCGTCGAAAGAAAACTCGAAGCCGTCTTTCTGATCGATGTCCGCGATGAAGCCTTCTATTCGATTTCCAAGCATTTTGTAGAAGGAATCCCCTTGATTTTGATCGACAGCATGATTGAAGATAAGCTGTTTAAGCAAGTTCTTTACAATTATCGTTTAGCTCTACAAAAGGTAATGCCGGAGGATCTTTCGCAGGTATGTTTAATTATGGAGTGCTTCAATAACTCCCTGCTCACTCACTTTATCCAAGACAGTCTTCCTTTACCTGAGAAAGCGATATTTAAAGTTCAAAATCTGGAGGAATTGAATACAATCTTATCGGAGGGGAGCTACAAAGAAGCCATCGTTATTAATGAGTTTATCGGAAGTTATGTTGAAAAATCCGAGGTATTCGCACGTCTTTCTGTTCTTTGTACCTGTAATTGCCCAGAAATGCTCGGAGAAGACGTTCAGAAATTCGTATTCACAGGGGATAAAGCAGCTACCGCTTTTGAATTAATGCAAGAGTTATTAAATCGTTCTGACTATTCCAGACAAGAGAATAATCGTTATTTTGTTGATTAA
- a CDS encoding aminoglycoside phosphotransferase family protein, whose translation MGNLNYNLNFEMLCAKYELGHLKNEPEQVTGGLLHRMYRLQTDKALYAVKALNPQIMQRDTAMYNYTLSEKVANMAYQNGINAVPAIVSKDRFMHEVEGQFYLLFPWVEGKALPSGEIDMECCKWIGEILAKIHKIDFSTLLDHHPNENFEPVNASTVRWNEYALQAKEEGLEWSNLLFDNLSKINHWEQLVKSSAEQLSNYRVISHRDLDQKNVLWDVQHVPIIIDWEAAGPIHPTQELIDVALYWSGFESGSISNDAFCTLISSYRDHGGEIYANWSDVLNYGFHGKLEWLAYNIRRSLGQESADDAERELGTLEVISTITALNDYDDFIPMCLLWLSDL comes from the coding sequence ATGGGAAATCTGAATTATAATTTAAATTTTGAAATGCTATGTGCAAAATACGAGTTAGGTCATCTAAAAAATGAACCCGAACAGGTAACAGGCGGTCTTCTGCACAGAATGTATCGTCTACAAACGGACAAAGCGCTATATGCAGTGAAAGCACTAAATCCTCAAATCATGCAGCGGGATACAGCCATGTACAACTATACTCTTTCTGAAAAAGTTGCGAATATGGCTTATCAAAATGGAATAAATGCAGTACCGGCCATCGTATCCAAAGATCGATTTATGCATGAAGTTGAGGGTCAATTCTATTTATTGTTTCCATGGGTCGAAGGTAAGGCTTTACCATCAGGAGAAATAGACATGGAGTGTTGTAAATGGATTGGGGAAATCCTTGCGAAAATTCATAAGATTGATTTCTCTACACTTCTTGATCATCATCCTAATGAGAATTTTGAGCCAGTAAATGCATCCACTGTTCGTTGGAATGAGTATGCTCTCCAAGCAAAAGAGGAGGGTTTGGAATGGTCTAATTTATTATTTGATAACCTGAGTAAAATAAATCATTGGGAACAACTTGTTAAATCTTCAGCGGAACAATTATCGAACTATAGGGTTATTAGCCATAGGGATTTAGATCAAAAAAATGTATTATGGGATGTGCAGCACGTACCAATAATTATTGACTGGGAAGCAGCAGGCCCTATCCATCCAACACAGGAGCTGATTGATGTAGCCCTATATTGGTCAGGTTTTGAGTCGGGAAGTATAAGCAATGATGCTTTCTGCACGCTTATTAGTTCCTACCGAGATCATGGTGGCGAGATTTATGCTAACTGGTCCGATGTACTCAACTATGGTTTTCATGGAAAGCTAGAATGGTTAGCTTATAATATCAGACGGTCACTTGGACAGGAGAGTGCGGATGATGCGGAGCGAGAACTTGGAACCCTAGAAGTAATTAGTACAATAACAGCTTTAAATGACTATGATGATTTTATTCCTATGTGTTTATTATGGTTAAGTGATCTTTAA
- a CDS encoding LLM class flavin-dependent oxidoreductase — MMEQYRIDENKGLELGLYTLGDHTTDALTGKAISERQRIKEIVAAAKLAEDAGLDVFGVGESHQPKFITSAASVVLGAIANATERIKLVSSATVLSTADPVRVYEDFATLDLLSGGRAEIVAGRGSRLGAYELFGYDVRDYEELFEEKIELLMKINENDRITWEGKFRPALNDMEIFPKPLNGKLPIWRAVGGPPASAIKAGRMGIPMMLTTLGGPSSAFKGSVDAYRMVAEQSGFNPAELPISTTSLMYIDADSQKAFRDYYPYINHLMKELRGSYYPKEQFAEAMSVRNALLVGSPQQIIEKILYQHEMYGHNRFLAQIDVGGLPYAQVEQIIDLFASEVAPAVRRATAKK; from the coding sequence ATGATGGAACAATATAGAATTGATGAGAATAAAGGGTTGGAGCTAGGTTTGTACACATTAGGTGATCACACCACAGACGCTTTAACAGGTAAAGCAATCAGTGAACGGCAACGGATCAAAGAGATCGTAGCTGCTGCCAAATTAGCAGAGGATGCTGGATTAGATGTTTTTGGAGTGGGTGAGAGTCATCAACCGAAATTCATTACCTCTGCAGCCTCGGTCGTCCTTGGAGCCATTGCGAATGCAACCGAACGTATAAAGCTTGTCAGTTCAGCAACAGTGCTAAGTACTGCAGACCCAGTACGTGTATATGAAGACTTTGCGACTTTGGATTTGTTATCTGGCGGTAGAGCGGAGATTGTTGCTGGACGTGGATCGCGTCTCGGTGCTTATGAACTCTTTGGATATGATGTAAGAGATTATGAAGAATTGTTCGAAGAGAAAATTGAATTGCTCATGAAAATAAATGAGAACGATCGTATTACGTGGGAAGGGAAATTCCGCCCGGCATTAAATGATATGGAAATCTTCCCTAAGCCTTTGAATGGAAAGTTACCTATCTGGCGAGCGGTTGGGGGACCCCCAGCAAGTGCAATCAAAGCAGGAAGAATGGGAATTCCAATGATGCTGACAACCCTTGGGGGACCGTCATCTGCATTTAAAGGTTCTGTGGACGCGTATCGTATGGTTGCTGAGCAATCAGGATTTAATCCAGCGGAGCTTCCTATCAGTACAACTTCACTAATGTATATTGATGCTGACTCACAAAAAGCATTCCGCGACTATTATCCATATATCAATCACTTGATGAAAGAGCTTCGTGGATCTTATTATCCGAAAGAACAATTTGCGGAAGCGATGAGTGTGAGAAATGCTCTGCTCGTGGGTAGTCCACAACAAATTATTGAAAAAATCCTCTATCAACATGAGATGTACGGACATAACCGTTTTCTTGCACAGATTGATGTCGGAGGCTTACCTTATGCTCAAGTGGAACAAATTATTGACTTGTTCGCATCAGAAGTGGCACCAGCCGTAAGACGCGCTACAGCTAAGAAATAA
- a CDS encoding permease prefix domain 1-containing protein, giving the protein METIIVYLDNMFAGLPKTPELEHMKQELLSGMEDKYLELKRDGKSENEAIGIVISEFGNIEELTAELGIYPAGQEKTVPMLSEEEVYAYAAAKRSSGLLTGLGVFLCACGVALLITLSTLFENNADMADKGSMLGLVGMFVLVAVAVGMFIHSNMKLERFESLEQGFQLPYALKTALQRSQALYAPTYRLALIVGVCLCVLSPTFIFATSYVNDDFAAYGVSAFLVIAATAVFLFIYYGNIQEAYTKLLNEPHIDAK; this is encoded by the coding sequence ATGGAGACGATCATAGTATACCTGGATAATATGTTTGCTGGTCTGCCGAAGACTCCGGAACTGGAGCATATGAAGCAGGAGCTGCTGTCCGGGATGGAAGATAAGTACCTGGAGCTGAAGCGAGATGGCAAGTCTGAGAATGAGGCGATCGGTATCGTTATTTCGGAATTCGGCAATATTGAGGAGCTGACTGCTGAGCTAGGCATCTATCCAGCCGGACAGGAGAAGACTGTGCCCATGCTGAGTGAAGAAGAGGTTTATGCTTATGCGGCTGCCAAACGTAGCTCTGGATTATTGACCGGTCTCGGTGTTTTTCTATGCGCATGCGGGGTGGCGTTGTTAATTACGCTTAGTACACTGTTTGAAAATAATGCTGATATGGCTGATAAAGGTTCGATGCTGGGGCTGGTCGGAATGTTCGTGCTGGTCGCTGTAGCCGTTGGGATGTTCATTCACAGCAACATGAAACTCGAGCGTTTCGAAAGTCTAGAGCAAGGCTTTCAGCTACCTTATGCGCTCAAAACGGCACTTCAGCGCAGTCAAGCCCTTTATGCTCCGACTTATCGCCTTGCTTTGATTGTGGGCGTCTGTTTATGTGTGCTGTCGCCGACCTTTATCTTCGCAACTTCGTATGTCAACGATGACTTCGCCGCTTATGGAGTCTCTGCCTTTCTGGTGATTGCAGCAACTGCGGTGTTCTTGTTCATCTATTACGGAAATATCCAAGAAGCTTATACGAAGCTACTGAATGAGCCACATATCGATGCAAAGTAG
- a CDS encoding MepB family protein has protein sequence MKIKHQGFLDTIHSDLLAIKELVYNPCKFDCSPPILEPQNDEYGAYVFNLNALSIRFRVAKITPTKIGQFVTLWERSEEGPIQPYDVSDQVDYYVISTRKENYFGQFIFPKAVLRDQDVLSDKGEGGKRAMRVYPPWDCPTSTQARKTQKWQSEYFLEIPINKPVDFLRAQMLYGFPR, from the coding sequence ATGAAAATTAAACATCAAGGCTTTCTAGATACCATACATAGTGACCTACTCGCCATCAAGGAACTTGTATACAACCCTTGCAAATTTGATTGCTCTCCACCTATTCTCGAACCACAAAATGATGAATATGGAGCCTATGTATTTAACTTAAACGCGCTCTCTATTAGATTTCGTGTGGCAAAAATCACCCCGACAAAAATCGGGCAGTTTGTGACGTTATGGGAGAGAAGTGAAGAAGGCCCAATCCAACCCTATGACGTATCAGATCAAGTTGATTACTACGTGATAAGTACACGGAAAGAGAATTACTTTGGCCAGTTTATCTTTCCAAAAGCTGTCCTAAGAGATCAGGATGTACTGTCCGATAAAGGTGAAGGTGGAAAAAGAGCTATGCGAGTCTACCCACCTTGGGATTGTCCTACGAGTACACAAGCTCGAAAAACACAAAAATGGCAGTCTGAATACTTTTTAGAGATACCAATAAATAAGCCCGTAGATTTCCTTCGCGCGCAAATGCTTTACGGCTTCCCCCGTTAA
- a CDS encoding NADPH-dependent FMN reductase codes for MKIIGISGSIVGSKTRIAVQQALNNTIEKHPDFEVELIDLGDYKLEFSDGRSYMDYTGDTKVVLEKIMAADAYIIGTPVFQASIPGTLKNLFDLLPVNGFKDKIIGIVVTAGSSKHYLVAEQQLKPILSYMRAVVVPKYVFIEEKQYDRKVIVDDDIIFRLNRLASDLVNTTNAMQQVKKEEEAAFFF; via the coding sequence ATGAAGATTATTGGGATTTCAGGATCCATTGTTGGATCGAAGACTAGAATAGCCGTGCAGCAAGCCCTTAACAATACTATTGAAAAGCATCCGGATTTCGAAGTTGAACTAATTGATCTAGGCGATTATAAGCTAGAGTTTAGTGATGGACGCAGCTACATGGATTACACAGGCGATACCAAAGTTGTTCTGGAGAAAATCATGGCGGCCGACGCGTATATCATCGGAACCCCTGTTTTTCAAGCTTCGATCCCGGGGACACTTAAGAACTTATTCGATTTACTTCCGGTTAATGGGTTCAAAGATAAAATTATCGGAATTGTGGTCACTGCCGGTTCTTCGAAACATTACTTAGTGGCAGAACAACAACTGAAACCGATCCTCTCTTATATGAGAGCGGTGGTGGTTCCTAAGTATGTTTTTATTGAAGAGAAACAATATGACCGGAAAGTAATTGTGGATGATGACATCATTTTCAGACTGAATCGACTAGCGAGTGATTTGGTGAACACCACGAATGCGATGCAGCAAGTGAAGAAAGAGGAAGAAGCAGCGTTCTTCTTTTAA
- a CDS encoding polymer-forming cytoskeletal protein: MRLFKMILVAGVSVAVLAGCGANEDKANNSAATSAPATEQTDAVTTASIVNQADAFTKAVSKDGNWIVAILNDVTIPDEVVVAGEFRNKGAADGDIYRKIALYSQDADHKITATYTLTVPKFTVQSENLKVEGGTIKGDVYVEAKGFTLPETATIDGNLYFTSEDLKASAKIDGKVTGTTEVK; the protein is encoded by the coding sequence ATGAGACTATTTAAAATGATTTTAGTGGCTGGGGTTTCGGTAGCAGTATTGGCTGGTTGTGGTGCAAATGAGGATAAAGCAAACAATTCGGCGGCAACTTCTGCTCCGGCTACTGAGCAGACAGATGCGGTTACTACAGCCTCGATCGTAAATCAAGCAGATGCATTTACTAAGGCTGTAAGCAAAGATGGAAACTGGATTGTTGCTATTCTAAATGATGTAACAATTCCGGATGAGGTTGTTGTAGCTGGAGAATTCCGTAATAAAGGAGCCGCAGATGGCGACATCTACCGTAAGATTGCCCTTTATTCGCAAGATGCTGATCACAAGATCACTGCTACTTATACACTAACCGTACCCAAGTTCACAGTACAAAGTGAGAATTTGAAAGTTGAAGGCGGAACGATTAAAGGCGATGTTTATGTAGAAGCGAAAGGTTTTACTCTGCCTGAAACCGCAACGATTGATGGTAATCTTTACTTCACAAGCGAGGATCTGAAAGCATCTGCAAAGATTGATGGAAAAGTGACTGGAACAACAGAAGTTAAGTAA
- a CDS encoding PadR family transcriptional regulator codes for MISSDVIRGYNDTMILYMLLDGESYGYEISKNIRQLTQEKYVMKETTLYSAFTRLEKNGYIESFFLDESLGKRRTYYRITPLGLDYYKEKCEEWKVTQEVVNQFIREW; via the coding sequence TTGATAAGCAGTGATGTTATACGTGGTTACAACGATACGATGATCCTCTACATGCTGCTGGATGGGGAATCCTACGGGTACGAGATTTCCAAGAATATCAGACAGCTGACTCAGGAAAAGTATGTCATGAAGGAGACAACGTTGTATTCCGCCTTTACCCGGCTGGAGAAGAACGGGTACATTGAATCCTTTTTCCTGGATGAGAGTCTCGGCAAGCGACGCACTTATTATCGTATTACCCCGCTTGGTCTCGACTATTACAAAGAGAAATGCGAGGAATGGAAGGTTACGCAGGAAGTTGTAAACCAATTTATCAGAGAGTGGTGA
- a CDS encoding MFS transporter — MTDPVLAKHASTAVQSYPPLWGNRRFMLLLSSYSISLFGNTFHSIALSLWVLQTTGSAKMIAIITIINLLLSSLLGSIGGTVADRINRRTIMLITDLISCGLALTLALAISMSSTSFIIVAILTGLTTVSALFQSPAYQASITTVVGKEHVQKAVGILNLSENICRTIGFSAGGIFVASFGAADAILFDGATFFVSFLLVLAVRSLPLPNRVNYAHKEKRKFTQDLADGVRYIWRYPFARAIIIMLPTLTLFLMPSLMLTQVMAVKVWNSSPFQFGLMEACIPLGYVIGSSMILFLGSKLKNRGFLIMTGLLCLGPMYLLLSFVTTAALAIPIILLIGFMFSFCTLLINTILRLEVSEDIQGRVFGVLGSIMSVAPSLGLTAVSFLSDHYSPAPVMGSIGVLLLLFALLTLTKLKVIRNYK, encoded by the coding sequence ATGACAGATCCTGTTTTAGCAAAACATGCATCTACCGCCGTTCAATCCTATCCACCCCTTTGGGGAAATCGGAGATTTATGCTACTACTCAGCTCCTATTCTATATCCTTGTTTGGAAATACCTTTCACAGCATTGCTTTAAGTTTATGGGTGCTTCAGACGACTGGAAGCGCTAAAATGATAGCCATTATTACGATAATCAATTTACTGCTTAGTTCTTTGCTCGGATCAATCGGAGGTACAGTTGCAGACAGGATCAATCGCAGAACAATCATGCTGATCACAGATCTGATAAGCTGCGGTCTAGCACTTACGCTTGCTTTAGCTATTTCTATGTCTTCAACATCATTCATTATCGTGGCCATACTGACAGGACTTACGACAGTCTCAGCTTTATTCCAATCCCCTGCGTATCAAGCTTCTATTACGACAGTTGTCGGCAAAGAACATGTGCAAAAGGCGGTCGGGATTCTGAACTTGTCGGAGAACATCTGTCGGACTATCGGATTCTCGGCTGGAGGTATTTTTGTAGCGAGTTTTGGAGCGGCCGATGCTATATTATTTGATGGGGCTACATTTTTTGTTTCCTTTTTACTGGTTCTGGCCGTCCGCTCTCTTCCGCTACCTAACCGAGTGAATTACGCACATAAAGAAAAAAGAAAATTCACGCAAGATCTTGCCGATGGTGTTCGTTATATTTGGAGATATCCCTTTGCACGAGCAATTATCATAATGCTCCCCACACTCACTTTGTTCCTTATGCCTTCACTGATGCTAACGCAAGTTATGGCCGTCAAAGTATGGAATTCTAGTCCCTTTCAGTTTGGCCTCATGGAAGCCTGTATTCCACTAGGTTATGTGATTGGTTCCAGCATGATATTGTTTCTTGGCTCTAAATTAAAGAATCGCGGCTTCCTGATCATGACTGGGCTGCTATGTCTGGGTCCCATGTACCTCCTATTATCGTTCGTTACAACAGCTGCGTTAGCCATTCCCATCATTCTTCTAATTGGCTTCATGTTCTCATTCTGTACATTGCTGATTAATACCATCCTCAGACTGGAAGTTTCGGAGGATATACAAGGTCGAGTCTTCGGTGTACTAGGCTCCATTATGAGTGTAGCACCCTCACTTGGTCTAACAGCCGTTTCATTCCTATCCGATCATTATAGTCCAGCCCCTGTCATGGGTTCCATCGGAGTCTTGCTACTTCTGTTTGCTTTATTAACCTTGACCAAGTTAAAGGTAATTCGTAACTATAAGTAA
- a CDS encoding PH domain-containing protein has protein sequence MANFLGGLMGNYSEVTIPELKSQYGAYLMPQEEIQMGFKLIRDAFIITDDRLILIDHQGVTGKKTRVASIHLSSIYEVTMETGGTGFDDCEVTLHYITSPFHKSNNLQTAFYKFEFGKRFNVQPLYTALLSIAHDNYKRINS, from the coding sequence ATGGCCAATTTTTTGGGCGGGTTAATGGGAAACTATTCAGAGGTAACCATTCCAGAATTAAAGAGTCAATACGGAGCTTATCTTATGCCACAGGAAGAAATTCAAATGGGCTTCAAGTTAATCCGTGATGCATTCATTATTACAGATGATAGATTAATTCTTATTGACCACCAAGGGGTTACTGGAAAAAAAACACGTGTAGCTTCGATCCATCTCAGCTCTATTTATGAGGTCACTATGGAGACGGGCGGCACCGGTTTCGATGATTGTGAAGTCACCCTACACTATATTACCTCACCTTTTCACAAATCCAACAACTTACAGACTGCATTTTATAAATTCGAATTCGGGAAGAGATTCAACGTTCAACCGTTGTATACAGCACTATTGAGTATTGCACATGATAATTATAAGCGTATTAATTCCTAA
- a CDS encoding cysteine-rich CWC family protein, with protein MKNKHDEQRNCPLCKELNHCGADSGDCWCFHTKIPTELLERVPIELKGKACICQRCVEAYTNQLGDKDEKANNCS; from the coding sequence ATGAAGAACAAACATGATGAACAACGGAACTGTCCCTTATGTAAAGAATTAAATCATTGTGGTGCTGACAGTGGTGACTGTTGGTGTTTTCACACGAAAATTCCCACTGAACTACTAGAAAGGGTACCTATAGAACTAAAAGGTAAAGCCTGTATCTGTCAAAGATGCGTAGAGGCGTATACAAACCAACTGGGGGACAAAGATGAGAAAGCCAATAATTGCAGTTGA